Proteins encoded by one window of Marixanthomonas sp. SCSIO 43207:
- a CDS encoding RNA polymerase sigma factor encodes MKDANDHFYISQTLRGNTRAFENLVIKYQQFVYTITIRILKNKEEAEEVAQDTFVKAFEALATYRGEAKFSSWLYSIAYRKALDRIKKNKRLRTLDSVPDMSHFNLKETENALTQIEHEERSTIIKKCIEQLPEEDAAIVTFYYFEELSVKEIASITKRTEGTIKIKLFRSRKKLHTLLQEYITPEITNTNGKAI; translated from the coding sequence ATGAAAGACGCTAACGACCATTTTTACATATCGCAAACCTTGCGGGGCAATACCCGTGCATTTGAAAATTTGGTAATAAAGTATCAGCAGTTTGTGTATACCATTACCATACGTATTCTAAAAAATAAAGAAGAAGCCGAAGAAGTTGCACAAGACACGTTTGTAAAAGCATTTGAAGCATTGGCTACTTACAGAGGTGAAGCAAAATTTTCTAGTTGGTTATATAGCATTGCGTATCGAAAAGCGTTGGATAGAATTAAAAAAAATAAAAGGCTAAGAACACTCGATAGCGTTCCAGATATGTCTCATTTTAATCTGAAAGAAACTGAAAATGCGTTAACTCAAATAGAACACGAGGAACGCAGTACAATTATAAAAAAGTGTATAGAACAACTTCCTGAAGAGGATGCGGCAATAGTTACTTTTTATTATTTTGAAGAATTATCTGTTAAAGAAATAGCTAGTATTACAAAGCGTACAGAGGGTACTATTAAAATTAAACTATTCCGAAGTAGAAAGAAACTACATACCTTATTACAAGAATACATAACACCCGAAATAACAAACACCAATGGAAAAGCAATATAA